In Promicromonospora sukumoe, the following proteins share a genomic window:
- a CDS encoding ABC transporter ATP-binding protein — MSTGKILPIADAAETWRYTRTLLGRHRRPLIVITVANTVAAVAGLVGPFVLGRLVDAVTDGTTLEVARNLVLVAVAAVLVQSLITRFAQRRAMVFGETVFADMREEFVETVTALPLSTVETAGTGDLIARTTRDVSRIQNAVRFGVPRLVIAVVTLVLTSVASIVVSPLVAVAMFVGVPVLVWVARWYLKRATPAYQRESAAYALLDGTVTESVEGARTIDALKIGRRRTSRGDDDLREAFEAERGTLNLRTVLFPGVDFAFMIAPISVLVWGGFLASEGTVTIGMVATIVMYTYQLQGPVWELIFWLDEIQVAATSLSRIIGVRLVPMDRTAGDAEPDDEEVRGTDVRYAYRAGTDVLHGIDLDLKVGERLAIVGPSGSGKSTLGRMLAGIHPPTGGSVQVGGVPLVDLPLEDLRKHVALVTQEHHVFVGSLADNLRLAKVEADDAELMDALRAVDAHGWVEALEEGLATEVGSGGYKLTPAQAQQIALARLVLLDPHTLVLDEATSLLDPRAARHLERSLNAVLDGRTVVAIAHRLHTAHDADRVAVLDGGRITEIGPHDELVAANGEYASLWHSWQHE; from the coding sequence ATGAGCACGGGAAAGATCCTGCCGATCGCCGACGCCGCCGAGACCTGGCGGTACACGCGCACGCTGCTCGGACGGCACCGCAGGCCGCTGATCGTCATCACCGTGGCGAACACGGTGGCTGCCGTCGCGGGCCTGGTCGGCCCGTTCGTGCTGGGCAGGCTCGTCGACGCCGTGACCGACGGGACCACCCTGGAGGTGGCGCGGAACCTGGTGCTCGTTGCCGTCGCGGCAGTGCTGGTGCAGTCGCTGATCACCCGGTTCGCGCAGCGCCGCGCCATGGTGTTCGGCGAGACGGTGTTCGCCGACATGCGCGAGGAGTTCGTCGAGACGGTCACGGCGCTGCCGCTGTCCACGGTCGAGACCGCGGGCACCGGCGACCTCATCGCGCGGACCACGCGCGACGTCAGCCGCATCCAGAACGCCGTGCGCTTCGGTGTGCCGCGGCTGGTCATCGCGGTGGTCACGCTCGTGCTGACGTCCGTGGCCAGCATCGTGGTCTCGCCGCTGGTGGCGGTCGCGATGTTCGTGGGCGTGCCGGTGCTCGTGTGGGTCGCGCGCTGGTACCTGAAGCGCGCGACGCCCGCCTACCAGCGGGAGTCCGCGGCGTACGCCCTGCTCGACGGCACGGTCACCGAGTCCGTCGAGGGCGCGCGCACGATCGACGCGCTCAAGATCGGCCGCCGTCGTACCTCGCGCGGCGACGACGACCTGCGCGAGGCCTTCGAGGCCGAGCGCGGGACGCTCAACCTGCGGACCGTGCTGTTCCCGGGCGTGGACTTCGCGTTCATGATCGCGCCGATCTCGGTGCTCGTCTGGGGCGGGTTCCTGGCCTCCGAGGGCACCGTGACCATCGGCATGGTCGCCACGATCGTCATGTACACGTACCAGCTCCAGGGCCCGGTCTGGGAGCTCATCTTCTGGCTGGACGAGATCCAGGTGGCCGCGACGTCCCTGTCGCGCATCATCGGCGTCCGGCTGGTGCCGATGGACCGCACGGCGGGCGACGCCGAGCCCGACGACGAGGAGGTGCGCGGCACCGACGTCCGGTACGCGTACCGGGCGGGCACGGACGTGCTGCACGGCATCGACCTCGACCTCAAGGTGGGGGAGCGGCTCGCGATCGTGGGGCCGTCCGGGTCGGGCAAGTCGACGCTCGGCCGCATGCTCGCCGGCATCCACCCGCCCACGGGCGGCTCGGTGCAGGTCGGCGGCGTGCCGCTGGTCGACCTGCCGCTGGAGGACCTGCGCAAGCACGTGGCGCTCGTGACCCAGGAGCACCACGTGTTCGTGGGGTCGCTCGCGGACAACCTGCGGCTCGCCAAGGTCGAGGCCGACGACGCCGAGCTGATGGACGCGCTGCGCGCCGTCGACGCACACGGCTGGGTGGAGGCGCTGGAGGAGGGCCTCGCCACCGAGGTCGGCTCCGGCGGGTACAAGCTCACGCCGGCGCAGGCGCAGCAGATCGCGCTCGCGCGGCTCGTGCTGCTCGACCCGCACACGCTCGTGCTCGACGAGGCGACCTCGCTGCTGGACCCGCGCGCGGCCCGGCACCTGGAGCGCTCGCTCAACGCGGTGCTCGACGGGCGCACGGTCGTCGCGATCGCGCACCGGCTGCACACGGCGCACGACGCCGATCGCGTGGCCGTGCTCGACGGCGGCCGCATCACGGAGATCGGCCCGCACGACGAGCTGGTCGCGGCGAACGGTGAGTACGCCAGCCTCTGGCACAGCTGGCAACACGAGTAA